In Paenibacillus larvae subsp. larvae, the following proteins share a genomic window:
- a CDS encoding GNAT family N-acetyltransferase, translating into MIYLETSRLQLRDWEETDLEPFSRLNADEKVMRYFPKTLSIEETNVFYKSIISEFKECGFGLYAVEAKENKEFIGFIGFIGFHRATFEADFTPCIEIGWRLKKEAWGKGYATEGATACLHYGFKELGFSDIYSFTADVNQPSKNVMIKIGMNFIKTFNHPKVKKDSPLKKHVLFHINQK; encoded by the coding sequence ATGATCTATTTAGAAACATCAAGATTGCAATTACGTGACTGGGAAGAAACCGATTTAGAGCCATTTAGTCGGCTAAATGCGGATGAAAAGGTTATGAGGTATTTTCCTAAAACCTTATCAATCGAAGAAACAAATGTGTTCTATAAATCAATTATATCCGAGTTTAAAGAATGTGGGTTTGGGTTGTATGCAGTGGAAGCAAAGGAAAATAAAGAGTTTATAGGGTTTATAGGGTTTATAGGATTTCATAGGGCAACATTTGAGGCTGATTTTACACCGTGTATAGAAATTGGATGGCGACTGAAAAAAGAGGCTTGGGGAAAGGGATATGCAACCGAGGGGGCGACAGCCTGTTTACATTATGGATTTAAAGAATTGGGTTTTAGTGATATTTATAGTTTTACAGCCGATGTTAATCAGCCTTCGAAAAACGTAATGATAAAAATTGGTATGAATTTCATTAAAACTTTCAATCACCCGAAAGTTAAGAAAGATAGCCCATTAAAAAAACACGTTCTATTTCATATAAATCAAAAATAA
- the prpB gene encoding methylisocitrate lyase — translation MTWLIEEEADQRQLAEQFRELVTVGPIVKIPGTHDGMAATIARQSGFKAIYLSGAAYTAGRGLPDLGLIYSNEVAERARELIRPSGLPVLVDIDTGFGGVLNVARTAKEMVEAKVAAVQIEDQEMPKKCGHLNGKKLVSVEDMVQKIRTIKRISPTLFVIARTDARSLEGMDAAIERARQYIAAGSDGIFPEALEDEEEFKSFSASVHCPLLANMTEFGRTPYYTADQFESWGFRMVIYPVTSLRVAAKAYKRVFEEISQKGRQSGSLGDMQSRKELYDTIRYFDYEELDGAIAKTVLPDNPTDN, via the coding sequence ATGACGTGGCTTATTGAAGAAGAAGCAGATCAAAGGCAGTTAGCCGAACAATTTAGAGAACTTGTCACAGTTGGACCCATAGTTAAAATTCCCGGTACTCATGACGGTATGGCCGCAACCATTGCAAGACAATCCGGTTTTAAAGCCATTTATCTGTCTGGAGCCGCATACACCGCCGGCCGGGGCTTGCCCGATTTGGGCCTGATATATTCAAATGAAGTTGCCGAACGGGCGCGAGAGCTGATTCGGCCGTCAGGGTTACCGGTATTGGTTGACATAGATACAGGTTTCGGCGGGGTATTAAATGTCGCCCGAACCGCAAAAGAAATGGTAGAGGCCAAAGTAGCGGCTGTGCAAATCGAGGATCAGGAGATGCCCAAAAAATGCGGCCATTTGAACGGTAAAAAACTGGTTTCTGTTGAAGATATGGTACAAAAAATTCGTACGATTAAACGGATTAGTCCAACTCTTTTTGTTATCGCCCGAACTGATGCGAGAAGTTTGGAAGGGATGGATGCGGCGATTGAGAGGGCACGGCAATACATTGCTGCCGGATCGGATGGGATTTTTCCGGAAGCGCTTGAAGATGAAGAAGAATTCAAAAGCTTCAGCGCTTCCGTACATTGTCCGCTTCTGGCGAATATGACAGAATTCGGAAGGACCCCGTACTACACGGCAGACCAATTTGAAAGCTGGGGGTTTCGAATGGTTATCTACCCGGTTACCTCATTGAGAGTTGCTGCCAAAGCATATAAAAGAGTGTTTGAAGAGATCAGTCAAAAGGGGAGACAGTCCGGTTCGCTGGGCGACATGCAAAGCCGAAAAGAGTTATACGATACAATCCGCTACTTCGATTATGAAGAGTTGGATGGGGCGATAGCCAAAACGGTTTTGCCGGATAATCCCACAGATAACTAA
- a CDS encoding bifunctional 2-methylcitrate dehydratase/aconitate hydratase — MKTDQLLVDIADFALDFEPDSEEAYRIAQYVLLDSIGTGILALRFPECVKHLGPVVPGANLPGGARVPGTRFELDPVHAAFNIGCMIRWLDYNDTWLAAEWGHPSDNLGAILASADYISRGRVSEGQPPFKMIDVLTAAIKAHEIQGVLALENSLNRVGLDHVHFVKIASTAVATAMFGGTKEEVIHALSNAWIDGASLRTYRHAPNTGSRKSWAAGDATSRAVRLALMAINGEMGYATALSAKNWGFQDVLYKSEELKLGRRLGSYVMENVLFKISFPAEFHAQTAVECAFQLHETVKDRIDKIDSISLITHQSAIRIIDKQGPLNNPADRDHCLQYMVAIGLLFGTLTAEHYEDETAKDPRIDALREKMVVIHDEQFSKDYLDPEKRSIANAIQIHFKDGTKTEKVVCEYPIGHRRRRKEGLPKVIEKYEANLMTRFPRKKTAEILQKTLDYQCLVEMPVPQFMSMFII; from the coding sequence ATGAAGACCGACCAATTGCTTGTTGATATCGCGGATTTTGCTTTGGATTTTGAACCGGACAGCGAAGAAGCCTATCGAATTGCCCAGTACGTATTGCTGGACTCCATCGGAACCGGAATCTTAGCCTTGCGTTTTCCGGAATGCGTGAAACATCTGGGACCGGTTGTGCCTGGGGCGAATTTGCCGGGTGGAGCCCGGGTGCCCGGAACAAGATTCGAACTGGATCCCGTACATGCGGCATTTAATATTGGCTGTATGATTCGTTGGCTGGATTATAACGATACCTGGCTTGCGGCAGAATGGGGGCATCCTTCAGATAATTTGGGAGCTATTCTCGCAAGTGCCGACTATATCAGCCGCGGTAGAGTTTCAGAGGGACAACCCCCCTTTAAGATGATTGATGTTCTGACAGCTGCCATCAAGGCTCACGAAATCCAGGGTGTATTGGCACTCGAAAACAGCCTGAACCGAGTCGGCCTGGATCATGTGCATTTTGTGAAAATCGCATCAACAGCGGTAGCAACCGCTATGTTTGGCGGAACGAAAGAAGAGGTAATCCATGCTCTTTCCAACGCATGGATCGATGGGGCAAGCCTTAGAACATACCGTCATGCTCCCAATACAGGTTCACGGAAGTCCTGGGCTGCTGGCGATGCCACCAGCCGGGCAGTCCGTCTGGCGTTAATGGCTATAAATGGTGAAATGGGGTACGCTACGGCGCTTTCCGCGAAAAACTGGGGATTCCAGGATGTGTTATACAAAAGTGAGGAACTGAAGCTGGGACGCCGTCTTGGCTCCTATGTTATGGAAAACGTATTGTTCAAAATTTCCTTTCCGGCTGAATTTCATGCACAGACAGCAGTGGAGTGCGCTTTTCAGCTGCATGAAACGGTAAAAGACCGCATTGACAAGATTGATTCCATTTCGTTAATTACGCATCAGTCGGCTATTCGGATTATTGATAAGCAAGGCCCTCTAAACAATCCAGCAGACCGGGATCATTGTTTGCAATATATGGTTGCCATCGGTTTGCTGTTCGGTACATTAACCGCGGAGCATTATGAGGATGAGACGGCAAAAGACCCGCGAATAGATGCCTTAAGAGAGAAAATGGTTGTCATCCATGATGAGCAGTTTAGCAAGGATTATCTGGATCCGGAGAAACGCTCGATTGCCAACGCAATCCAAATTCATTTCAAAGACGGGACGAAAACCGAAAAGGTAGTCTGCGAATATCCGATTGGCCATCGCAGGCGCCGTAAGGAAGGGCTGCCTAAGGTTATCGAAAAATACGAAGCAAATCTGATGACAAGATTTCCACGGAAAAAGACGGCCGAGATACTTCAGAAAACATTGGATTATCAATGCTTGGTCGAGATGCCGGTTCCGCAATTCATGAGTATGTTCATCATATAA
- the mmgD gene encoding citrate synthase has protein sequence MEAPQYRPGLENVVASETTISYLDVDNEEIVLRGYDLIELAKQTTYLDVVGLILEGTLPTIEQRDLLEKKLIAQYFLPQEVFSILKLLPQQTNIMDVLRTGISAIASYDDELEDYSRDANYRKTVRLLAKVPQIVANGYRTVTNQPILEPRKDLSYTANFLYMITGKLPTKLEEKVFDQSLIVYSEHEMPNSTFAARVIASTHSDIYGALTGAVASLKGTLHGGANEAVMNMLLEAGTEANIETLMLSKLSRKERIMGFGHRVYMKKADPRAMLMKEALAVLVKEKRQQELYNMCAAGEEVMKREKNLFPNLDYYAAPVYYLLGIPIDLFTPVFFAARTIGVCAHVIEQHENNRLFRPRVIYKGPRNLHPPI, from the coding sequence ATGGAAGCACCACAATACCGACCCGGACTGGAAAATGTCGTTGCAAGTGAGACGACCATCTCTTATCTCGATGTAGATAACGAGGAAATAGTATTGCGCGGCTATGATTTAATCGAACTCGCAAAACAAACGACATATTTGGATGTTGTCGGATTAATCCTGGAGGGTACCCTTCCAACAATAGAACAACGTGATTTACTGGAAAAAAAACTGATCGCGCAATATTTCCTTCCACAAGAAGTGTTCTCCATACTGAAATTACTTCCACAACAAACAAATATAATGGACGTTTTGAGAACAGGAATCTCTGCTATCGCCAGTTATGATGATGAGCTTGAAGACTATTCCAGGGATGCAAACTATCGAAAAACGGTACGGTTATTAGCTAAAGTTCCGCAAATCGTTGCAAACGGATACCGGACCGTAACGAATCAGCCTATTCTCGAACCGCGCAAGGATCTTTCTTACACCGCCAATTTTTTATATATGATCACAGGAAAACTGCCTACAAAGCTGGAGGAAAAAGTCTTTGACCAATCTCTGATCGTTTACAGCGAACATGAAATGCCAAACTCCACCTTCGCTGCGAGAGTGATTGCTTCCACACATTCGGATATCTATGGAGCTTTAACCGGCGCGGTTGCCTCATTGAAAGGGACTTTACACGGCGGGGCGAACGAAGCGGTGATGAACATGCTTCTTGAAGCCGGAACGGAAGCCAACATTGAAACATTGATGTTAAGCAAACTATCCCGAAAGGAACGAATTATGGGCTTCGGCCACCGAGTTTATATGAAGAAGGCAGATCCCCGTGCAATGCTGATGAAAGAGGCGTTGGCTGTTTTGGTGAAAGAGAAGCGTCAGCAGGAGCTATACAACATGTGTGCAGCAGGGGAAGAAGTAATGAAGCGCGAGAAAAATCTTTTTCCCAATCTGGATTACTATGCAGCCCCTGTCTATTATTTACTTGGCATACCGATTGATTTATTTACTCCGGTTTTTTTCGCCGCGCGGACAATTGGCGTTTGTGCACACGTCATAGAGCAGCATGAAAATAACCGACTGTTCAGGCCCCGTGTTATCTACAAAGGTCCGCGAAATTTGCATCCTCCAATATAA
- the isdG gene encoding heme oxygenase: protein MVIVTNTTQIKKGYGHKLIERFDKVGKVESMPGFLGLEVLLTEHTKNYDEVTISTRWESKENFQAWTRSDAFRESHSHRNGKPDYIIQNKITIYQVKIVRQPVTV, encoded by the coding sequence ATGGTTATTGTGACAAACACGACTCAAATTAAAAAAGGGTACGGCCACAAGCTCATCGAACGGTTCGATAAAGTGGGAAAAGTAGAAAGCATGCCGGGATTTTTAGGATTGGAGGTGCTGCTCACAGAGCATACTAAGAATTACGACGAAGTCACCATAAGCACCAGGTGGGAATCCAAAGAAAACTTTCAGGCATGGACCCGCAGCGACGCCTTCCGGGAATCCCATTCCCACCGCAACGGCAAGCCGGACTACATCATCCAAAACAAAATTACAATTTATCAGGTGAAAATAGTCAGACAACCCGTCACAGTATAA
- the srtB gene encoding class B sortase translates to MKINQKRKKTSTLSNLITIICLGIFFYSLFQLSNIAWDYYDNRKNMGEAREIYYQDEDKVSASHGETRPQFHSLLGMNRDITGWIRLDDTPIDYPILQARDNNYYLDKNYKKQSTRAGSIFMDFRNNVELGSRNTILYGHDMKDGSMFGNLKKYLQIHFFNQHRLLYYDTLYESYEAEVFSVYRTTTDFYYIQTDFSSKTEYASFIKNIQDRSVFQTGITLTEDDSILTLSTCDYELDPDKGRLVVHAKLTKRT, encoded by the coding sequence ATAAAAATCAATCAAAAACGCAAAAAAACGTCAACCTTATCCAATTTGATCACGATTATATGTCTTGGAATATTCTTTTATTCCTTATTCCAGCTAAGCAATATCGCATGGGACTATTATGACAATCGAAAAAACATGGGGGAAGCCAGAGAGATCTATTATCAAGATGAAGATAAAGTTTCTGCCAGTCACGGAGAGACTCGGCCTCAATTTCATTCCTTGTTAGGCATGAATCGGGATATCACAGGCTGGATCCGCCTGGACGATACTCCGATTGATTATCCCATTCTTCAAGCTCGAGATAACAATTACTATCTCGATAAAAATTATAAAAAACAAAGCACAAGAGCAGGCAGCATTTTTATGGATTTTCGGAATAATGTAGAACTGGGCAGTCGAAACACCATTTTATATGGTCATGATATGAAGGATGGATCGATGTTCGGGAATCTTAAAAAATATCTTCAGATCCATTTTTTCAATCAACACCGGTTGCTCTACTATGATACATTGTATGAAAGTTACGAAGCCGAGGTATTCTCAGTGTACCGGACAACAACCGACTTTTATTATATCCAGACTGATTTTAGCAGCAAGACCGAATATGCTTCTTTTATAAAAAATATCCAGGATAGGTCTGTCTTTCAGACAGGAATAACGTTGACAGAAGATGATTCCATCTTGACCCTATCTACATGTGATTATGAACTTGATCCGGATAAAGGACGGCTTGTGGTACATGCGAAACTTACAAAAAGAACATAA
- a CDS encoding ABC transporter ATP-binding protein, translating to MEIKDVTFSYNQKTELLKSVSSEIEQGKITTIIGPNGCGKSTLLGILSRNISPQNGEIFLDGKSVNLYKPKEFAKKLAVVHQYNEAPSDLTVEKLTGFGRIPHKRLFASDADEDEKAIDWALTCTNLQSKRKKRVIELSGGERQRVWISMALAQSTPILFLDEPTTYLDMYYQFEVLELIQHLNRSLGLTIVMVLHDINQAIRYSDSIIVMKGNPQEIISKAMLKNIYGIDALIKYEEHAGLYVVPVGI from the coding sequence ATGGAAATTAAGGATGTCACTTTTTCCTATAATCAGAAAACCGAATTGCTCAAATCCGTTAGCAGTGAAATAGAGCAGGGCAAAATTACGACGATTATCGGTCCGAACGGCTGTGGGAAATCTACTTTACTTGGCATATTGTCCAGAAATATTTCTCCCCAAAACGGAGAAATATTTCTGGACGGAAAATCTGTAAATCTATATAAACCTAAAGAATTTGCCAAAAAGCTGGCGGTGGTTCATCAATATAATGAGGCTCCCTCCGACTTAACAGTTGAGAAATTAACCGGATTTGGCCGAATACCTCATAAACGTTTATTTGCTTCTGATGCGGATGAAGACGAGAAAGCAATAGATTGGGCACTTACCTGTACTAATTTACAGTCCAAACGAAAGAAGAGAGTTATTGAATTATCCGGGGGAGAAAGGCAGCGGGTTTGGATCTCAATGGCTTTAGCCCAGAGTACGCCTATTTTATTCCTGGATGAGCCTACCACATACCTCGATATGTATTATCAGTTCGAAGTCCTTGAATTGATTCAACATCTGAATCGTTCCCTGGGATTAACCATTGTTATGGTCCTGCACGACATCAATCAAGCAATCCGGTATAGCGACAGTATTATTGTGATGAAAGGCAATCCGCAAGAGATTATATCAAAAGCCATGCTCAAAAATATTTATGGTATCGATGCCCTTATCAAGTACGAAGAACATGCAGGACTTTACGTTGTTCCGGTTGGGATTTAG
- the isdE gene encoding heme ABC transporter substrate-binding protein IsdE: MNRRYLCARVYKTFLISFVCVAGITGCSPSPEPTTRADSAKENIERHRIVSTTVALTEIMDKLELDLAGIPTSYKKLPERYSGVKEVGNPMKPDMEVIKMLKPTDILSVTTLQYDLDPLYRQSGQDVTFVNLESLEDMKNSILELGRKYGRNEQAQKIVEQFDAKVAGIQKQTERKKRPKVLILLGIPGSYLVATEHSYIGDLVRILGGQNVIQGQKVEFLASNTEFLQQANPDIILRAAHGMPEEVVKMFDKEFKENDIWKHFNAVKQNRVYDLEERLFGTTGNLEVSEALDTLAKMLYP, from the coding sequence ATTAATCGGCGCTATTTATGTGCAAGAGTATATAAAACGTTCCTTATTTCATTTGTTTGTGTTGCCGGAATAACGGGCTGTTCTCCATCTCCTGAACCAACAACCCGTGCTGATTCAGCCAAAGAAAATATTGAACGCCATCGAATCGTTTCCACTACCGTGGCTTTAACCGAAATAATGGATAAGTTAGAGTTAGACCTAGCGGGAATTCCAACTAGTTACAAGAAATTGCCAGAGCGATATAGTGGAGTAAAAGAAGTTGGCAATCCCATGAAACCGGATATGGAAGTAATCAAGATGCTAAAACCTACCGATATTTTGTCCGTAACGACCTTGCAATATGATCTGGACCCTTTATACAGGCAATCTGGCCAGGATGTAACATTTGTAAATTTAGAGAGTCTGGAAGACATGAAAAATTCTATCTTGGAACTGGGACGAAAATATGGCCGGAATGAACAAGCCCAGAAGATTGTAGAACAATTCGATGCCAAAGTAGCCGGGATCCAAAAACAAACTGAAAGAAAAAAGCGGCCCAAGGTTCTAATATTGCTTGGCATTCCGGGAAGTTACCTGGTAGCAACAGAACACTCTTATATTGGCGATCTTGTACGCATTTTAGGAGGACAAAACGTCATTCAGGGGCAAAAGGTAGAATTTTTGGCATCCAATACAGAATTTCTGCAGCAGGCCAATCCGGATATTATTTTAAGAGCAGCCCACGGTATGCCGGAAGAAGTTGTAAAGATGTTTGATAAAGAATTTAAGGAAAATGATATCTGGAAACATTTTAATGCCGTTAAACAAAATAGGGTATACGACTTGGAAGAGCGCCTGTTTGGAACTACGGGGAACCTGGAAGTTTCTGAAGCGCTAGATACTCTGGCCAAGATGCTGTATCCGTAA
- a CDS encoding NEAT domain-containing protein, which yields MKKYISGAVVFFFAFFTFLSSSYLQSVQAADSIKDGEYTIDFTVLKDKTEAASMMDTYAEKPAKLIVKNGNAKISHKLAHSSWITQYQVEQNGSLKDTTILESDASEDKRVVEFEVGVGDTAKKINARVKVDIPGMNYHHAYDVQLAFKLDTLKPVQVKAEPAPVPTPEPTPAVTPEPATVPTPKPTPAATPEPAPVPTPKPTPIPAPVPTPVPKPVPAPILQDGTYTIDFTLYKDKTQEVSKMDTYTIKPAALTVNNGKMKISHTLTHSSWITQYEIEQNGSLKETTILSLDGVADTRVVQFDIADITETLNARVKVDIPEMNYLHTYDVQLAFDSDSIESVQGKPDPSRGPESKPEPKEVSASDPDVTLLTDATSNSNTDTLTFDRDSDKQTGASQKSKQPKGNNPKTADTAQIGIYSSILVASLVVLTVKIWRWRTRQ from the coding sequence ATGAAAAAATATATAAGTGGAGCTGTTGTATTCTTCTTCGCATTTTTTACATTTTTGTCATCTTCTTATCTTCAAAGTGTTCAGGCCGCCGATTCAATAAAAGACGGGGAATATACCATTGATTTTACCGTATTGAAAGATAAGACAGAAGCAGCCTCGATGATGGATACTTATGCAGAAAAACCTGCCAAATTAATAGTTAAAAACGGAAATGCAAAAATTTCTCATAAGCTTGCACACAGCTCTTGGATTACCCAATATCAGGTTGAACAAAATGGAAGCCTAAAGGATACAACAATTTTAGAATCTGATGCTTCCGAAGACAAAAGGGTAGTAGAGTTTGAGGTCGGGGTCGGGGATACAGCGAAAAAAATAAATGCCCGGGTTAAAGTCGATATTCCGGGAATGAACTACCATCATGCTTATGACGTTCAGCTTGCATTTAAATTAGACACATTAAAGCCTGTGCAGGTAAAAGCGGAGCCGGCACCAGTTCCTACGCCAGAGCCGACTCCTGCAGTTACACCAGAGCCGGCAACAGTTCCTACGCCGAAGCCGACTCCTGCAGCTACACCGGAACCGGCTCCGGTTCCTACACCGAAGCCGACGCCGATACCTGCACCAGTGCCAACACCGGTTCCTAAACCAGTACCTGCTCCAATCCTGCAGGACGGCACCTACACCATCGACTTTACCTTATATAAAGACAAGACGCAAGAAGTCTCGAAGATGGATACTTATACGATCAAGCCTGCTGCCTTAACCGTCAACAACGGGAAAATGAAAATTTCCCATACACTTACACATAGTTCATGGATTACCCAGTATGAGATAGAGCAAAACGGAAGCTTAAAGGAGACAACAATACTAAGCCTGGATGGGGTTGCGGATACGAGAGTAGTGCAGTTTGATATCGCTGATATTACAGAGACATTAAACGCCAGGGTAAAGGTAGACATTCCGGAGATGAACTACCTCCATACGTATGATGTTCAGCTTGCTTTCGACTCCGACAGCATTGAATCTGTTCAAGGGAAACCGGACCCTTCGCGTGGGCCGGAGTCCAAGCCGGAACCGAAAGAGGTTTCAGCCTCAGATCCGGACGTGACACTTTTGACTGATGCAACATCAAATTCCAATACAGATACTCTAACCTTTGACAGGGATTCCGATAAACAAACAGGAGCATCCCAAAAGTCAAAACAACCAAAAGGAAATAACCCTAAAACAGCAGATACAGCTCAAATAGGAATATATAGTTCTATACTGGTTGCTTCCCTAGTCGTTTTAACCGTAAAAATCTGGAGATGGCGAACAAGGCAATAA
- the isdC gene encoding heme uptake protein IsdC, with translation MFQHMLKFRRLSLLGFSLMFLWVFSILLVTAARAAPSINDGTYSIQYNVLHGQNDSVSMANDYWEKPATLIVKDGRMTVQMKINHSSWVTQFKVPGNTGFSDVEVISKDSNSDTRVTQFAVKDLEKPLEAKIHVRVESINYDHDYTIRFAFDPSSIKAVSSEKSGKGAAAGSTDKTKSKTNETAQPNPGEQPATAAQSEKPADNPKTGDISSVWLFASLLTGSTLFLLYRWKVRKN, from the coding sequence GTGTTCCAGCATATGTTGAAGTTCCGCAGGCTCTCTCTTCTTGGTTTTTCACTTATGTTTTTATGGGTCTTTTCCATCTTATTGGTAACTGCTGCAAGAGCGGCCCCAAGCATAAACGACGGCACCTATAGCATCCAATATAACGTACTTCACGGACAAAATGATTCGGTATCTATGGCGAATGATTACTGGGAGAAGCCGGCTACATTAATTGTGAAGGACGGCCGGATGACCGTACAAATGAAAATCAACCATAGCTCTTGGGTCACTCAATTTAAAGTTCCGGGCAATACAGGATTCAGTGATGTAGAGGTGATAAGTAAAGACAGCAATTCGGACACTAGAGTTACGCAATTTGCTGTTAAGGATTTAGAAAAGCCATTGGAAGCCAAAATCCATGTTAGGGTTGAATCCATTAATTACGATCACGATTATACGATCCGATTTGCTTTCGATCCATCCAGTATTAAAGCCGTTTCATCGGAAAAATCAGGTAAAGGAGCGGCCGCAGGTTCTACGGATAAAACAAAAAGTAAAACAAACGAAACGGCACAGCCAAATCCCGGCGAGCAGCCGGCCACAGCAGCCCAAAGTGAAAAGCCAGCCGATAACCCCAAAACGGGAGACATTTCATCTGTTTGGTTATTTGCGAGTTTATTAACAGGCTCAACCCTTTTCTTGCTTTACAGATGGAAAGTTAGAAAAAACTGA
- the rocF gene encoding arginase, translating into MITKNRKLSIIRVPFGLGAGQTGAEFGPDSLLDAGLLKYLERLKFDVAVNQQVDGPEGTPAITDSKAKYLPEVFHVSEAAESEYFPLVLGGDHSIAIGTLAGLTRHYRNLGVIWFDAHSDLNTEDTSPSGNVHGMSLAVAIGRASTSWTDLAWKGPHIRPEHLVLVGARDLDSGEKEFIREQGIACFTIHEIDRMGIEKVMREAVRIAGNSTDGVHLSFDVDSIDPLEAPGTGTPVRGGVSYREAHLAMELLYESGIVTSAEFVEVNPSLDVNGQTVRLAVELIGSLLGERIL; encoded by the coding sequence ATGATAACAAAGAACCGAAAGTTATCCATCATCCGGGTTCCGTTCGGGCTCGGAGCAGGACAAACGGGAGCGGAGTTCGGACCGGATAGTCTGCTTGATGCCGGACTTCTCAAGTATTTGGAAAGGCTGAAATTTGACGTGGCTGTAAACCAACAGGTGGACGGTCCGGAAGGTACACCTGCAATCACCGATTCAAAAGCAAAATATTTGCCAGAGGTATTTCATGTATCAGAAGCGGCAGAATCCGAGTATTTCCCACTTGTGTTGGGCGGGGACCACAGCATAGCTATCGGCACACTGGCAGGATTAACACGCCATTACCGTAATTTGGGTGTCATCTGGTTTGATGCCCATTCGGATCTCAATACCGAAGATACTAGCCCGTCTGGAAATGTACATGGTATGTCACTTGCTGTCGCCATTGGCCGAGCCAGCACATCGTGGACGGATCTGGCATGGAAAGGACCGCACATCCGTCCGGAACATCTAGTTCTCGTCGGGGCAAGAGACCTTGATTCCGGTGAGAAGGAGTTTATTCGAGAGCAGGGGATTGCCTGTTTTACAATCCATGAAATCGACCGCATGGGAATTGAGAAGGTCATGCGGGAAGCCGTGCGTATCGCAGGAAACAGTACGGACGGTGTTCACCTTAGTTTTGATGTAGATAGTATCGATCCTCTTGAAGCACCGGGAACGGGTACGCCGGTACGCGGGGGAGTGAGCTACCGCGAAGCCCATCTGGCCATGGAACTGCTGTACGAATCCGGTATTGTCACATCAGCAGAATTCGTTGAAGTTAATCCGTCACTTGATGTTAATGGTCAGACAGTGCGGCTTGCCGTTGAACTGATAGGATCCTTGTTAGGTGAAAGAATTTTGTAA